The Kutzneria kofuensis genome has a window encoding:
- a CDS encoding DUF1062 domain-containing protein, producing MPADGSGIDRKALWVVRELGLPAIIRACPACRSTRHHPTGKVRVNASGKLLDVWLLIGCEQCGRTSKIPVYERVHVQMLDHERLVMFEKNDPATVRQLAMDTALAGRAQYRLDWSGTWKLDTDMPFYELESEDAAPLEVVVRFELPAPIRVEKLLMAGFGLSRAAVRGMVDSGRILLPMAVDAKARKDFTLYVTPA from the coding sequence GTGCCCGCCGACGGATCCGGCATCGACCGGAAAGCGCTGTGGGTGGTCAGGGAGCTCGGCCTGCCGGCAATCATCAGGGCGTGCCCGGCGTGCCGGTCGACGCGACACCACCCCACGGGCAAGGTCCGGGTGAACGCGAGCGGCAAGCTCCTCGACGTCTGGCTGCTGATCGGCTGCGAGCAGTGCGGCCGCACGTCGAAGATCCCGGTCTACGAGCGTGTCCACGTGCAGATGCTGGACCACGAGCGGCTGGTGATGTTCGAGAAGAACGACCCGGCCACGGTGCGACAGCTGGCCATGGACACGGCGCTGGCGGGCCGGGCACAGTACCGGCTCGACTGGAGCGGCACCTGGAAGCTGGACACCGACATGCCGTTCTACGAGCTCGAGAGCGAGGACGCGGCGCCGCTGGAGGTCGTCGTCAGGTTCGAGCTCCCGGCGCCGATCCGGGTCGAGAAGCTGTTGATGGCCGGGTTCGGCCTGAGCCGGGCGGCGGTGCGAGGCATGGTCGATTCGGGACGGATCCTCCTGCCGATGGCCGTCGACGCGAAGGCCCGCAAGGACTTCACCCTCTACGTCACACCGGCATAG
- a CDS encoding SOS response-associated peptidase: MCGRYASAQTDAELAKAFEVVDVVGDEPEPSWNVAPTQQVRAVLERAPKDEPEAPAARLLRSVRWGLVPSWAKDVKVGNKMINARVETLLAKAAFKSAARRRRCVIPADGYYEWMKIDNRKVPFFLHPEDGQPLAMAGLYELRPDPELPEDHPDRWLWTCTVITTTAADTLGHIHDRSPLLIPGGDLLDAWLDPRLDDPDDVQALINSLPEPHLEPYEVSTAVNSVRNNGPHLVDPVTA; encoded by the coding sequence ATGTGCGGTCGATACGCCAGTGCTCAGACCGACGCCGAGTTGGCCAAGGCGTTCGAGGTCGTCGATGTCGTCGGCGATGAGCCCGAGCCGTCCTGGAACGTCGCGCCGACGCAGCAGGTTCGCGCCGTGCTGGAACGCGCGCCCAAGGACGAGCCGGAGGCGCCCGCCGCTCGGCTGCTCCGTTCGGTGCGCTGGGGCCTGGTGCCGTCGTGGGCGAAGGACGTCAAGGTCGGCAACAAGATGATCAACGCCCGGGTCGAGACCCTGCTGGCCAAGGCCGCCTTCAAGTCCGCCGCCAGGCGCCGGCGGTGCGTCATCCCCGCCGACGGCTACTACGAGTGGATGAAGATCGACAACCGGAAGGTGCCGTTCTTCCTGCACCCCGAGGACGGGCAGCCGCTGGCCATGGCCGGCCTGTACGAGCTGCGCCCCGACCCCGAACTGCCCGAGGACCACCCCGACCGGTGGCTGTGGACCTGCACCGTGATCACCACCACCGCCGCCGACACCCTCGGCCACATCCACGACCGCAGTCCGCTGCTGATTCCCGGCGGTGACCTGCTCGACGCGTGGCTCGACCCCCGGCTGGACGACCCCGACGACGTGCAGGCGCTGATCAACAGCCTGCCCGAGCCGCACCTGGAGCCGTACGAGGTGTCGACGGCCGTGAACAGCGTGCGGAACAACGGGCCGCACCTCGTCGACCCGGTGACCGCCTGA
- a CDS encoding putative quinol monooxygenase yields MIVNHGFHATMTARPGKGGEVVEMLLKAPSMTHEDCVVFLVGRSAGDPDVIHVTEGWVSDEAHSRFFATAPARALVESLQPLLVGESQYTDEVPVGGKAAF; encoded by the coding sequence ATGATCGTCAACCACGGTTTCCACGCCACCATGACCGCCCGGCCCGGCAAGGGCGGCGAGGTGGTGGAGATGCTCCTCAAGGCCCCGTCCATGACCCACGAGGACTGCGTCGTCTTCCTGGTCGGCCGCTCGGCCGGCGACCCGGACGTCATCCACGTCACCGAGGGCTGGGTCAGCGACGAGGCGCACAGCCGGTTCTTCGCGACCGCACCGGCGCGGGCCCTGGTCGAGAGCCTCCAGCCGCTGCTCGTCGGTGAGTCGCAGTACACCGACGAGGTGCCGGTCGGTGGCAAGGCCGCGTTCTGA
- a CDS encoding fumarate reductase/succinate dehydrogenase flavoprotein subunit has protein sequence MYLDGSPITDTSAPDVPLEKRWDERKFRAKLVNPANRRKHRVIVVGTGLAGGSAGATLAEQGYHVVQFCFQDSPRRAHSVAAQGGINAAKNYRNDGDSVYRLFYDTVKGGDFRSRESNVYRLAQISGQIIDQAVAQGVPFAREYGGLLDTRSFGGVQVQRTFYARGQTGQQLLIGAYQALSRQIDAGTVELHARTEMLDLIVVDGRARGIVARDLITGEITTHLADAVVLATGGYGNVFYLSTNAMGSNATAIWRAHKRGAYFANPCFTQIHPTCIPRSGEHQSKLTLMSESLRNDGRIWVPKRQGDTRPPGEIPEHERDYYLERLYPSFGNLVPRDIASRAAKNQCDAGYGVGPGGFGVYLDFADAIKRLGRPAIEARYGNLFDMYQRITAEDPYQVPMRIYPAIHYTMGGLWVDYDLQSTIPGLFVIGEANFSDHGANRLGASALMQGLADGYFVLPPTLNDYLGGTRLEPVDSGNVQVKAVETEVRQRIERLLTIKGKRSVDSFHRELGLLMWDYCGMSRNREGLSKALERVPELRAEFWRDVRIPGGAGELNQELEKANRVADFLELAELMLIDALEREESCGGHFREEHQTPEGEARRDDEHFSYVAVWEYGDQPVLHREELTFEHVHPTQRSYT, from the coding sequence ATGTACCTCGACGGCTCTCCGATCACCGACACCAGCGCGCCGGACGTCCCGCTGGAGAAGCGTTGGGACGAAAGGAAGTTCCGGGCCAAGCTGGTCAACCCGGCCAACCGGCGCAAGCACCGCGTCATCGTGGTGGGCACCGGCCTGGCCGGCGGCTCCGCCGGGGCGACGCTGGCCGAGCAGGGCTACCACGTGGTGCAGTTCTGCTTCCAGGACTCGCCGCGCCGCGCGCACTCCGTGGCGGCGCAGGGCGGGATCAACGCCGCGAAGAACTACCGCAACGACGGCGACTCCGTCTACCGGCTGTTCTACGACACGGTGAAGGGCGGCGACTTCCGCTCCCGCGAGTCCAATGTGTACCGGCTCGCCCAGATCTCCGGGCAGATCATCGACCAGGCCGTGGCCCAGGGCGTGCCGTTCGCCCGCGAGTACGGCGGCCTGCTCGACACCCGGTCGTTCGGCGGCGTGCAGGTGCAGCGCACGTTCTACGCCCGCGGCCAGACCGGCCAGCAGCTGCTGATCGGGGCGTACCAGGCGCTGTCCCGGCAGATCGACGCCGGCACCGTGGAACTGCACGCCCGCACCGAGATGCTCGACCTGATCGTCGTCGACGGCCGGGCGCGGGGCATCGTCGCGCGGGACCTGATCACCGGCGAGATCACCACCCACCTCGCGGACGCCGTGGTGCTGGCCACCGGCGGCTACGGCAACGTGTTCTACCTGTCCACGAACGCCATGGGCTCCAACGCCACCGCGATCTGGCGGGCGCACAAGCGCGGCGCCTACTTCGCCAACCCGTGCTTCACCCAGATCCACCCCACCTGCATCCCGCGCTCCGGCGAGCACCAGTCGAAGCTGACGCTGATGAGCGAGTCGCTCCGCAACGACGGCCGGATCTGGGTGCCCAAGCGGCAGGGCGACACGCGGCCGCCGGGCGAGATCCCGGAGCACGAACGCGACTACTACCTCGAACGGCTCTACCCGAGCTTCGGCAACCTCGTGCCGCGGGACATCGCGTCCCGGGCCGCGAAGAACCAGTGCGATGCCGGCTACGGCGTCGGTCCCGGCGGGTTCGGCGTCTACCTGGACTTCGCCGACGCCATCAAGCGCCTGGGCCGGCCGGCGATCGAGGCCCGCTACGGCAACCTCTTCGACATGTACCAGCGGATCACGGCCGAGGATCCGTACCAGGTGCCGATGCGGATCTACCCGGCGATCCACTACACCATGGGCGGGCTGTGGGTGGACTACGACCTGCAGAGCACCATCCCCGGGCTGTTCGTCATCGGCGAGGCCAACTTCTCCGACCACGGCGCGAACCGGCTCGGCGCGTCCGCGCTGATGCAGGGCCTCGCCGACGGCTACTTCGTGCTGCCGCCGACGCTGAACGACTACCTCGGCGGCACTCGACTCGAACCGGTCGACTCGGGAAACGTCCAGGTGAAAGCCGTCGAAACCGAGGTGCGGCAACGGATCGAGCGGCTGCTCACCATCAAGGGAAAGCGTTCGGTGGACTCGTTCCACCGCGAGCTCGGCCTGCTGATGTGGGACTACTGCGGCATGTCCCGCAACCGGGAGGGCCTGAGCAAGGCCCTGGAACGGGTTCCCGAGCTGCGCGCCGAGTTCTGGCGTGACGTCCGGATCCCCGGCGGGGCAGGCGAACTGAACCAGGAGCTGGAGAAGGCCAACCGGGTGGCCGACTTCCTCGAACTGGCGGAGCTCATGCTCATCGACGCGCTGGAGCGCGAGGAGTCGTGCGGCGGGCACTTCCGCGAGGAGCACCAGACGCCCGAGGGCGAGGCACGACGCGACGACGAGCACTTCTCGTACGTCGCC
- a CDS encoding VOC family protein — MITAVHTLVYASDAEAARAFFRDVLGWPHVDAHDGWLIFRTGPSELGVHPGTPGHEISLMCDDLEQTMAELGAKGAEFAGDVQDRGFGRTVALKVPGAGEIMLYQPRHPVAFDL, encoded by the coding sequence ATGATTACCGCGGTTCACACCCTGGTGTACGCCTCCGACGCGGAGGCCGCCCGCGCGTTCTTCCGGGACGTGCTGGGCTGGCCGCACGTGGATGCCCACGACGGCTGGCTGATCTTCAGGACGGGTCCGTCGGAGCTGGGCGTGCACCCCGGCACGCCGGGCCACGAGATCTCGCTGATGTGCGACGACCTCGAGCAGACCATGGCCGAGCTGGGCGCGAAGGGGGCGGAGTTCGCCGGCGACGTCCAGGACCGGGGGTTCGGCCGTACGGTCGCGCTGAAGGTGCCCGGGGCCGGGGAGATCATGCTGTACCAGCCTCGGCACCCGGTCGCCTTCGACCTGTGA
- a CDS encoding LysR family transcriptional regulator, which yields MQFQQLAYFVAVAEHRHFTRAAEHMRVAQPSLSQQIRALEHDLGAPLFHRIRGNVSLTEAGETLLPIARRILAEIEGARRAIRELDELERGRVRLGAPPSLCTGLLPAILSAFRRRYPGIQLELHESGSGDLRQRLAEGALDLALLAGPRHPGDHQLSTTELLLEELVLISSGDAWESARTRLAVRELADVPLVMFRRGYDVREVTVNACRAAGFEPSFAIEGGEMDAVLELVRAGVGAAVVPSTVAGGRFRMTRFATDAGMTRIVQLAYRKDVDPTRAVRALRSAIVAFIADPARRSELPPGTEPLVDYGELGLVDRSV from the coding sequence ATGCAGTTCCAGCAGCTCGCCTACTTCGTCGCGGTCGCCGAGCACCGGCACTTCACCCGCGCCGCCGAACACATGCGGGTGGCGCAACCCTCGCTGTCCCAACAGATCCGGGCGCTGGAGCACGACCTGGGCGCGCCGCTGTTCCACCGGATCCGCGGCAACGTGTCCCTGACCGAGGCCGGCGAGACCCTGCTGCCGATCGCCCGGCGCATCCTGGCCGAGATCGAGGGCGCCCGGCGGGCCATCCGCGAGCTGGACGAGCTCGAACGCGGCCGGGTCCGGCTGGGCGCGCCGCCCAGCCTGTGCACGGGCCTGCTGCCGGCGATCCTGTCCGCCTTCCGCCGCCGATATCCGGGAATCCAGCTGGAACTGCACGAAAGCGGGTCCGGCGACCTGCGGCAGCGGCTCGCCGAGGGCGCGTTGGACCTGGCCCTGCTCGCCGGTCCCCGGCACCCCGGCGATCACCAGCTGTCGACGACGGAACTGCTGCTGGAGGAGCTGGTCCTGATCTCCTCCGGGGACGCCTGGGAGTCCGCCCGCACGCGGCTCGCCGTCCGCGAGCTGGCGGACGTGCCGCTGGTGATGTTCCGGCGCGGCTATGACGTGCGCGAAGTCACCGTCAACGCCTGCCGGGCCGCCGGATTCGAGCCGTCCTTCGCGATCGAGGGCGGCGAGATGGACGCCGTGCTCGAACTCGTGCGCGCCGGCGTCGGCGCGGCCGTCGTGCCGAGTACGGTGGCGGGCGGGCGGTTCCGGATGACGCGGTTCGCCACGGACGCCGGCATGACCCGGATCGTGCAGTTGGCCTACCGCAAGGACGTCGACCCCACGCGGGCGGTTCGTGCCCTGCGCTCGGCGATCGTCGCGTTCATCGCCGACCCGGCCCGGCGGTCGGAGCTGCCGCCCGGCACCGAACCGCTCGTCGACTACGGTGAACTCGGCCTTGTGGACAGGAGTGTGTGA
- a CDS encoding Ppx/GppA phosphatase family protein, translating into MRLGVLDIGSNSAQLQVVDIVPGGPPLPAYAVKEPTLLAESYTPDGAIDEHGVRRAVEAVSRALDAAQRLEVDQLYTFATSAIRDATNRDAIVSRIEDGTGIRPQFLSGEDEARLTYLAARRWYGWSAGRLLVLDIGGGSMEIVYGTGLLPDLVVSLPLGAGRLTRRFLPDDLPTAKQLRRLRRHIRDELGEVAERLAWEGTPNRAVATSKTFKQLARLAGAPPQRQGPFVRRRLTVDDVAKWVPRLARTPIAERAEFRGVSRSRAGQMVAGAMVAHAAMRQFKVPSVDVCPWALREGVVLCHAVWDARGFLPLQPISLADQPKVYDIPRQLMIGSAAAAGT; encoded by the coding sequence ATGCGATTGGGTGTGTTGGACATCGGGTCGAACTCGGCGCAGCTGCAGGTGGTGGACATCGTCCCGGGCGGCCCGCCGCTGCCCGCGTACGCCGTCAAGGAGCCGACACTACTGGCGGAGTCGTACACACCCGACGGCGCCATCGACGAACACGGAGTCAGACGCGCGGTCGAGGCGGTGTCCAGAGCGCTGGACGCCGCCCAACGACTGGAGGTCGACCAGCTCTACACGTTCGCCACCTCGGCGATCCGGGACGCCACCAACCGGGACGCGATCGTGTCGCGGATCGAGGACGGCACGGGCATCCGGCCGCAGTTCCTCAGCGGCGAGGACGAGGCCCGGCTGACCTATCTCGCCGCCCGCCGCTGGTACGGCTGGTCGGCGGGCCGGCTGCTGGTGCTCGACATCGGCGGCGGCTCGATGGAGATCGTGTACGGCACCGGCCTGCTGCCCGACCTGGTCGTGTCGCTGCCACTCGGCGCGGGCCGGTTGACCCGCCGGTTCCTGCCGGACGACCTGCCGACGGCCAAGCAGCTGCGCCGGCTGCGCCGGCACATCCGGGACGAACTGGGCGAGGTGGCCGAGCGGCTGGCCTGGGAGGGCACGCCGAACCGGGCCGTGGCGACGTCGAAGACGTTCAAGCAGCTGGCCCGGCTGGCCGGCGCCCCGCCGCAGCGGCAGGGGCCGTTCGTGCGCCGCCGGCTGACCGTGGACGACGTCGCGAAGTGGGTGCCGCGCCTGGCCCGCACACCGATCGCCGAGCGTGCCGAATTCCGTGGCGTGTCCCGGTCCCGGGCCGGGCAGATGGTGGCCGGGGCGATGGTCGCGCACGCCGCGATGAGACAGTTCAAGGTGCCGTCGGTGGACGTGTGCCCGTGGGCGCTGCGCGAGGGTGTCGTGCTGTGCCACGCGGTGTGGGACGCCCGCGGTTTCCTTCCGCTGCAGCCGATTTCACTGGCCGACCAGCCGAAAGTCTACGATATCCCGCGACAACTGATGATCGGGTCCGCCGCGGCCGCCGGCACCTGA
- a CDS encoding HIT family protein — protein sequence MGFELDTDTFAARAREVAAVIPGAHYVELEGLAHGAPFSDPQHVWPPVIDFLRRHHRPHRLPPTSELQLSGRTGTIARMAQNATSAAHECIFCAIVARQAEASVVYEDETVVAFMDLKPVTPGHLLVVPREHAVGLEDLDGATSAHVWSVGHDMARALRRSRMRCEGINVLLCDGEVAFQSVFHFHLHVIPRYAGDGWTFKAESPERKRSLLDSDAQAIKDAITGRTDW from the coding sequence ATGGGATTCGAGCTGGACACCGACACGTTCGCCGCCCGCGCCCGCGAGGTCGCCGCGGTCATTCCGGGTGCGCACTACGTCGAACTGGAAGGCCTCGCGCACGGCGCGCCGTTCAGCGACCCGCAGCACGTGTGGCCGCCGGTGATCGATTTTCTACGACGCCACCACCGCCCCCACCGACTCCCGCCGACAAGTGAATTGCAGCTGTCTGGGCGCACTGGAACTATTGCGCGCATGGCACAGAACGCGACATCGGCAGCGCATGAGTGCATCTTCTGTGCCATTGTGGCGCGACAGGCCGAGGCCAGCGTGGTGTACGAGGACGAGACCGTTGTCGCCTTCATGGACCTGAAGCCCGTCACACCCGGCCATCTTCTCGTCGTGCCACGCGAACACGCGGTGGGCCTCGAAGACCTTGACGGAGCAACGAGCGCTCACGTCTGGTCGGTCGGTCACGACATGGCGCGAGCCTTGCGACGCTCACGCATGCGCTGCGAGGGAATCAACGTCCTCCTCTGTGACGGCGAAGTCGCCTTCCAGTCGGTCTTCCACTTCCACCTTCACGTCATCCCTCGCTACGCGGGAGACGGCTGGACCTTCAAGGCCGAGTCGCCGGAACGCAAAAGGTCGCTCCTCGACAGCGACGCGCAAGCGATCAAAGACGCCATCACTGGACGGACTGACTGGTGA
- a CDS encoding alpha/beta hydrolase, producing the protein MTPARPALDPELRTLLADLPLRSDLDVGTLAQLRPFSAGPIDAVLDGRVVDRRELTIPAPGGARIPLSIFTPARRSTAAPCVFWVHGGGMVMGDRFSQIDIPFDWLDAFGAVVVTVDYRLAPEATGTIPVDDCYLGLAWTAEHADELGIDPARIIVAGISAGGGLAAGVTLMARDRGGPAIAAQVLVCPMLDHRNDSTSSRQYSGDPGVWTREMNAFGWRSVLGDLTDVPAYVSPALAEDLSGLPTTYVDAGTAEVFRDEDVDYASRIWAAGGQAELHVWAGGFHGFDAQYPNAKVSAEARRTRTEWLARVLGQRPAHA; encoded by the coding sequence ATGACACCGGCACGCCCCGCCCTCGACCCCGAGCTGCGCACGCTGCTCGCCGATCTGCCGCTGCGGTCCGACCTCGACGTCGGGACGCTCGCCCAGCTGCGCCCGTTCTCCGCCGGCCCGATCGACGCCGTCCTTGACGGCCGCGTCGTCGACCGCCGGGAACTCACCATCCCCGCCCCGGGCGGCGCGCGCATCCCGCTCTCGATCTTCACGCCGGCCCGGAGATCCACCGCCGCGCCGTGCGTGTTCTGGGTCCACGGCGGCGGCATGGTCATGGGGGACCGGTTCTCACAGATCGACATTCCCTTCGACTGGCTCGACGCGTTCGGCGCCGTTGTCGTCACCGTCGACTACCGGCTGGCGCCGGAGGCCACCGGCACGATCCCGGTCGACGACTGCTACCTCGGCCTCGCCTGGACCGCCGAGCACGCCGACGAACTGGGCATCGACCCCGCACGGATCATCGTCGCCGGCATCAGCGCCGGCGGTGGCCTGGCGGCCGGCGTCACGCTGATGGCGCGCGACCGTGGCGGCCCGGCGATCGCCGCCCAGGTGCTGGTCTGCCCGATGCTGGATCACCGCAACGACAGCACCTCCAGCCGGCAGTACTCCGGCGACCCCGGCGTGTGGACGCGGGAGATGAACGCGTTCGGCTGGCGGTCGGTGCTCGGGGACCTCACCGACGTGCCCGCCTACGTCTCCCCGGCGCTGGCCGAGGACCTGTCCGGCCTGCCGACCACCTACGTCGACGCCGGCACCGCCGAGGTCTTCCGTGACGAGGACGTCGACTACGCCAGCCGGATCTGGGCGGCCGGCGGCCAGGCGGAGCTGCACGTCTGGGCCGGCGGCTTCCACGGTTTCGACGCCCAGTACCCGAACGCGAAGGTGTCGGCCGAGGCCCGCCGGACCCGCACCGAGTGGCTTGCCCGGGTGCTCGGGCAGCGTCCGGCGCACGCCTGA
- a CDS encoding AbiTii domain-containing protein, with the protein MGFLDMLIDAARQVPSTADVLRAVHLLARRIGSAELEAWADRELSGYPDDGHVPSYRGPFHSEAHVRYRRVVGGIAPGLAPLPPTAFAEELRESKLMRVYEVSVVDPVDDLDDLVRVGAPLVRPWGGVQIDLINRLIDIGGLAVEPGHTIAAAETRLAGDRVAKVVDSVRSRVLGLALGLERVAPDAGDEDGPSTVTPAMHEVIAKTLV; encoded by the coding sequence GTGGGATTCCTGGACATGCTGATCGACGCCGCCCGCCAGGTTCCCAGCACCGCGGACGTGCTGCGCGCCGTCCACCTCCTCGCGCGGCGGATCGGCTCCGCCGAGCTCGAGGCCTGGGCCGACCGGGAGCTGTCCGGTTACCCCGACGACGGCCACGTGCCCTCGTACCGGGGTCCGTTCCACTCCGAGGCCCACGTCCGCTACCGGCGCGTCGTCGGCGGCATCGCGCCCGGCCTGGCCCCGCTGCCGCCGACCGCGTTCGCCGAGGAGTTACGGGAGTCCAAGCTGATGCGGGTGTACGAGGTCAGCGTCGTGGACCCCGTCGACGACCTCGACGACCTCGTCCGTGTCGGCGCTCCCCTCGTGCGGCCGTGGGGCGGCGTGCAGATCGACCTGATCAACCGCCTGATCGACATCGGCGGGCTGGCCGTCGAGCCCGGGCACACCATCGCCGCCGCGGAGACCCGGCTGGCCGGCGACCGGGTCGCCAAGGTCGTCGACTCCGTGCGCAGCCGGGTGCTGGGGCTGGCCCTCGGCCTGGAGCGCGTGGCGCCGGACGCCGGCGACGAGGACGGGCCGTCGACCGTCACCCCGGCCATGCACGAAGTCATCGCCAAGACGCTGGTCTAA
- a CDS encoding anti-sigma factor antagonist (This anti-anti-sigma factor, or anti-sigma factor antagonist, belongs to a family that includes characterized members SpoIIAA, RsbV, RsfA, and RsfB.), translating into MSTERIGTIAILHLFGELDLATVDDVDQRITEAATDITALVVDLDGLSFLASTGLSLLARWSARAEEEGFGFRVVASRRQALRPLQITALDSLITIDATVDEALVALPRRAG; encoded by the coding sequence GTGAGCACGGAGCGTATCGGCACCATCGCCATCCTGCACCTGTTCGGCGAGCTCGACCTCGCGACCGTCGACGACGTCGACCAGCGGATCACCGAGGCCGCAACGGATATCACCGCCCTGGTCGTCGACCTCGACGGGCTGAGTTTCCTGGCGTCGACCGGGCTCAGCCTGCTCGCGCGGTGGTCGGCCCGGGCCGAGGAGGAGGGCTTCGGCTTCCGGGTGGTGGCTTCCCGCCGGCAGGCGCTGCGGCCGCTGCAGATCACCGCGCTCGACAGCCTGATCACGATCGACGCCACCGTCGACGAGGCCCTCGTCGCGCTGCCGCGCCGGGCCGGTTGA
- a CDS encoding SRPBCC family protein has translation MMEVSRTVEVSPEHVFAVLADGWSYAGWVVGNSHIREVDPEWPAAGTRIHHSAGLWPLQFNDWTEVTAVAPDRMIELRARLWPFGVARIRFDLTPTANGTRIVMGEQATEGPAALMPTAVQAVLLRPRNREALSRLADLAGGRARSQQAK, from the coding sequence ATGATGGAGGTCAGCAGGACGGTCGAGGTGTCCCCGGAGCACGTGTTCGCCGTGCTCGCCGACGGCTGGTCCTACGCCGGGTGGGTGGTCGGCAACTCCCACATCCGGGAGGTCGACCCGGAGTGGCCCGCGGCGGGCACGCGGATCCACCACAGCGCGGGGCTGTGGCCGCTGCAGTTCAACGACTGGACCGAGGTCACCGCGGTGGCGCCGGACCGGATGATCGAGCTGCGGGCCCGGCTGTGGCCGTTCGGGGTGGCGAGGATCCGCTTCGACCTGACGCCCACGGCGAACGGCACCCGGATCGTCATGGGCGAGCAGGCCACCGAGGGGCCGGCCGCGCTGATGCCGACCGCAGTGCAGGCCGTGTTGCTGCGCCCACGCAACCGGGAAGCCCTGTCTCGGCTGGCCGACCTCGCCGGGGGCCGCGCCCGCTCCCAGCAAGCCAAATGA
- a CDS encoding succinate dehydrogenase cytochrome b subunit: protein MVIDVAQRRRRPAARQFWDSTIGKKIVMAVTGAALLGFVFAHMVGNLKTFLGAADLNAYSHWLRTIGEPVLHYEWFLWIMRAGLIVAVVLHITATVQLVRRDHRARPVRYAHRRPVRATFAVHTMRWGGATLAVFVVWHILDLTVGKVNQDFVPGDPYHNLVADFRVWWVNVIYLVALAMLGLHINHGFASAARTLGIAGVKRERALKIFGSATAIVTTAGFAVVPIAVMTGLVH from the coding sequence GTGGTTATCGATGTGGCGCAGCGGCGACGACGCCCGGCCGCCCGGCAGTTCTGGGACTCGACGATCGGCAAGAAGATCGTCATGGCGGTGACGGGCGCGGCCCTGCTCGGGTTCGTGTTCGCGCACATGGTCGGCAACCTCAAGACCTTCCTCGGGGCCGCGGACCTCAACGCCTACTCGCACTGGCTGCGCACCATCGGCGAGCCGGTGCTGCACTACGAGTGGTTCCTCTGGATCATGCGCGCGGGCCTGATCGTCGCCGTGGTGTTGCACATCACCGCCACCGTGCAGCTCGTCCGCCGCGATCACCGGGCCCGGCCCGTGCGCTACGCCCACCGCCGCCCGGTCAGGGCGACCTTCGCCGTGCACACGATGCGCTGGGGCGGGGCGACCCTGGCGGTGTTCGTCGTCTGGCACATCCTCGACCTGACCGTGGGCAAGGTGAACCAGGACTTCGTGCCCGGCGACCCGTACCACAACCTGGTCGCCGACTTCCGGGTGTGGTGGGTCAACGTGATCTACCTGGTCGCGCTGGCCATGCTCGGCCTGCACATCAACCACGGCTTCGCCAGCGCGGCCCGCACGCTCGGCATCGCCGGCGTGAAGCGGGAACGGGCGCTCAAGATCTTCGGCAGCGCGACGGCAATCGTGACCACGGCCGGGTTCGCCGTCGTCCCGATCGCCGTCATGACGGGATTGGTGCACTGA
- a CDS encoding class I SAM-dependent methyltransferase translates to MDQLGPVGAAIIEGLDIADGHRHLDIASGTGEPGLSIAKRLPTGRVVLTDLVPEMLDIATRRARAQGVANIETTVCSADDLPFDDATFDSVSVRFGYMFFPDVAKATAEFARVLKPGGRLCSSVWVKPEENPWTAIAMRAIAAETVVAPPDRDAPNMFRCAAPGYVSDLYESAGLRDIAEWDVPVELVTESPEQYWKVISEHVSPAVAALRQVDEAARERIRAHAIADVSAFEKNGKVRVPGMARCIVGRKQGTRGTRPNDDPPNA, encoded by the coding sequence ATGGATCAGCTGGGCCCGGTCGGCGCGGCGATCATCGAAGGTCTCGACATCGCGGACGGCCATCGGCATCTCGACATCGCGTCGGGCACGGGCGAGCCGGGTTTGAGCATCGCGAAACGGTTGCCGACGGGGCGCGTCGTGCTGACCGACCTCGTGCCGGAGATGCTCGACATAGCCACGCGACGAGCCAGGGCGCAGGGGGTCGCCAACATCGAGACGACGGTGTGCAGCGCCGATGATCTCCCGTTCGACGACGCCACGTTCGACAGCGTCTCCGTGCGTTTCGGGTACATGTTCTTCCCTGACGTGGCCAAGGCGACGGCCGAGTTCGCGCGCGTGCTCAAGCCGGGCGGGCGGCTCTGCTCGTCGGTGTGGGTCAAGCCCGAGGAAAACCCGTGGACGGCGATCGCCATGCGGGCGATCGCCGCCGAGACGGTGGTGGCGCCACCCGACCGGGACGCGCCGAACATGTTCCGGTGCGCGGCCCCGGGATATGTCAGCGACCTGTACGAGAGTGCTGGGCTACGCGACATCGCCGAGTGGGATGTCCCCGTCGAACTCGTGACGGAATCGCCCGAGCAGTACTGGAAGGTGATCAGTGAGCACGTCTCGCCGGCGGTTGCCGCGCTGCGGCAGGTCGACGAAGCGGCGCGGGAGCGGATTCGGGCACACGCCATTGCCGACGTGAGTGCTTTCGAGAAGAACGGCAAGGTCCGGGTTCCGGGCATGGCCCGGTGCATCGTGGGAAGGAAACAGGGCACGAGGGGCACGCGCCCAAACGACGACCCACCAAACGCGTAA